The proteins below are encoded in one region of Aequorivita iocasae:
- a CDS encoding acyloxyacyl hydrolase yields MKHLLSVISVLFISLSLFSQEEELKPISLEADFFYGSILEHNPDIEHLITGHPTGFILSFNRKTYGFNEWERRYNYPDWGFTVAYQSMHNKYLGDVVGAYGHINWYFLNRHFMLRVGQGIACAATPYDAVNNFDNNAYGTYLLSTTLLKGNFVRENIWKGLGFHAGFTVIHYSNANFKAPNNSTNTFALNAGVSYQLGYKEFPEYIKKEDSLSRTHAERVKFNFAFRTGVNESDVVGLGQEPFYVASFFADKRINYKSTFTAGVDVFFSTFLKELINYRSIAYPEDGLSGDEDYKRVGVFVGHEWRFNKVAFVSQLGYYVYWPYEFENRVYNRLGLKRYFFSDKVFAAVTVHAHWAKAEAVEFGVGYRL; encoded by the coding sequence ATGAAGCACCTTCTTTCCGTAATTTCAGTCCTATTTATAAGTCTTTCGCTTTTTTCACAAGAAGAAGAATTGAAACCAATTTCACTGGAGGCAGATTTTTTCTACGGAAGTATTCTGGAGCACAATCCGGATATTGAGCACTTAATTACCGGACATCCCACAGGGTTTATTCTTTCCTTTAATCGAAAAACCTATGGGTTTAATGAATGGGAACGTCGCTATAATTATCCAGATTGGGGTTTTACGGTTGCTTACCAAAGCATGCACAACAAATATTTGGGAGATGTTGTGGGAGCATATGGACATATTAACTGGTATTTTTTAAACAGACATTTTATGCTTCGCGTGGGCCAGGGAATTGCCTGTGCTGCCACTCCGTATGATGCTGTAAACAATTTTGATAACAATGCCTACGGGACATATTTATTGAGTACCACATTGTTAAAAGGGAATTTTGTACGCGAAAATATTTGGAAAGGTCTTGGTTTTCACGCTGGTTTCACTGTTATCCATTATAGTAACGCAAATTTTAAGGCGCCAAACAACAGTACAAATACTTTTGCGCTGAACGCTGGGGTAAGTTATCAGTTGGGTTATAAAGAATTTCCAGAATATATAAAAAAAGAAGATTCGCTTAGCAGAACACACGCTGAGCGTGTAAAGTTCAATTTTGCCTTTCGGACTGGCGTTAATGAAAGTGATGTGGTTGGGCTCGGGCAGGAACCCTTTTATGTAGCTTCATTTTTTGCCGATAAACGCATAAACTATAAAAGCACATTTACCGCTGGGGTAGATGTTTTCTTTTCTACTTTTTTAAAGGAATTGATCAATTATCGCTCTATCGCTTACCCTGAAGACGGTCTTTCTGGTGATGAAGATTACAAGCGGGTTGGGGTTTTTGTGGGTCACGAATGGCGTTTCAATAAAGTGGCCTTTGTTTCGCAGTTAGGGTATTATGTATATTGGCCCTATGAATTTGAAAACCGAGTTTATAACCGTTTGGGGTTGAAAAGATATTTTTTCAGTGATAAGGTATTTGCCGCGGTAACCGTTCATGCGCATTGGGCGAAGGCCGAAGCTGTGGAATTTGGCGTTGGTTACCGATTGTAA
- a CDS encoding bifunctional 3-deoxy-7-phosphoheptulonate synthase/chorismate mutase type II, giving the protein MENKKELRNWLDAFGLNHPLVIAGPCSAETEEQLLKIAHQLKDTDTSVLRAGIWKPRTRPGNFEGVGALGLKWLQKAKQETGLLTTTEVANANHVDLALQHDVDILWIGARTTVSPFIVQEIADAVKGTDKIVLVKNPVNPDLALWLGAVERFYTAGITKLGVIHRGFSTYEKTRYRNNPEWQIPIDLQNTFPDLPLILDPSHIAGRRDIIFDLCQTALDLNYDGLMIETHFDPDNAWSDAKQQITPQALEKMTVDLKIRKVEGDEAEFNNQLNTLRTQIDLIDDQIMDMLGKRMKIVDGIGALKKKNNVAILQVKRWNEVLGRMILEGEQNKLSEEFVLKIYKAIHQESINHQKKIING; this is encoded by the coding sequence ATGGAAAACAAAAAAGAACTGCGCAATTGGTTAGATGCCTTTGGGTTAAACCATCCACTTGTAATTGCGGGGCCTTGCAGTGCCGAAACTGAGGAGCAACTGCTGAAAATAGCGCATCAATTGAAGGATACAGACACTTCTGTATTGCGCGCTGGCATTTGGAAACCAAGAACTCGCCCGGGTAACTTTGAGGGCGTTGGCGCTTTGGGCCTAAAATGGCTTCAAAAGGCAAAGCAAGAAACCGGATTGCTCACAACCACTGAAGTTGCAAACGCAAACCACGTAGATTTGGCACTACAGCACGATGTAGATATTTTGTGGATTGGCGCGCGCACTACGGTTTCGCCTTTTATTGTACAGGAAATTGCAGATGCGGTAAAGGGAACTGATAAAATAGTGTTGGTGAAGAACCCGGTGAACCCAGATTTGGCGTTGTGGTTGGGTGCTGTGGAACGATTTTATACCGCCGGAATTACCAAGCTTGGGGTAATCCACCGTGGTTTTTCTACTTATGAAAAAACGCGTTATCGCAACAATCCCGAATGGCAGATTCCTATTGACCTTCAAAACACATTTCCAGATTTACCACTTATTTTGGATCCCTCGCACATTGCGGGCAGACGCGATATTATTTTTGACCTTTGCCAAACTGCGCTCGATCTAAACTATGATGGGTTGATGATTGAAACACACTTTGACCCGGACAACGCGTGGAGCGACGCGAAACAGCAAATCACGCCCCAGGCTTTGGAAAAAATGACGGTGGATCTAAAAATCCGAAAAGTAGAGGGGGACGAGGCAGAGTTCAACAATCAATTAAATACATTGCGGACTCAGATTGATTTAATAGACGATCAAATCATGGACATGTTGGGCAAGCGGATGAAGATAGTTGACGGAATTGGCGCTTTGAAAAAGAAAAACAATGTTGCCATTTTACAGGTGAAACGATGGAATGAGGTGCTCGGCAGGATGATTTTGGAAGGCGAACAAAACAAGCTCAGCGAAGAATTTGTTCTAAAAATATACAAAGCCATTCACCAAGAGTCCATAAATCACCAAAAAAAGATAATAAACGGATAA
- a CDS encoding head GIN domain-containing protein, whose protein sequence is MKNLVYALLILFFAGCSSDSGWNCIQTSGDIVQKEVMVPSFTKILVWERTKVFIQQGDVQKVIIETGENLMNDVEVSVTDGMLEIHNNNSCNLVRDYELTKVYITSPNISEIRSSTGYAIESIGVLNYPSLTLLSEDQQNEDQYHIDGDFKLNLNVQSLSVVANGLSKFYLKGSATNTNFGLYAGDCRIFAENLTVQNLYVYHRSTGEMVVNPQLAIRGKIVSLGNVISKNRPSIVEVEELYRGKLIFE, encoded by the coding sequence ATGAAGAATTTAGTTTACGCTTTATTGATTTTGTTTTTTGCTGGATGTAGTTCAGATTCGGGCTGGAACTGTATCCAGACATCCGGAGATATTGTACAGAAAGAAGTTATGGTACCTTCATTTACCAAAATATTGGTATGGGAACGTACCAAAGTATTCATCCAGCAGGGTGACGTTCAAAAAGTAATTATTGAAACTGGCGAAAATTTAATGAACGATGTGGAGGTTTCGGTAACCGACGGGATGCTTGAAATTCACAACAATAATAGTTGCAATTTGGTTCGCGATTATGAGCTTACAAAAGTTTATATAACATCCCCTAATATTTCTGAAATTAGAAGCAGCACCGGTTATGCTATTGAAAGCATCGGGGTACTTAATTACCCTTCATTGACACTTTTATCCGAAGACCAACAGAACGAAGATCAGTATCACATTGACGGTGATTTTAAATTGAATTTGAATGTACAAAGTTTGAGTGTTGTGGCAAACGGACTCTCCAAATTTTATTTAAAGGGAAGTGCAACAAACACCAATTTTGGTCTGTACGCGGGCGATTGCCGAATTTTTGCTGAAAATTTAACTGTACAAAATCTATATGTTTATCATCGAAGTACAGGTGAAATGGTAGTAAATCCACAACTGGCCATTCGCGGCAAGATTGTGAGTTTGGGTAACGTTATTTCCAAAAACAGACCTTCAATCGTTGAGGTTGAAGAGCTCTATCGCGGCAAGCTTATTTTTGAATAG
- the dtd gene encoding D-aminoacyl-tRNA deacylase yields the protein MRVLIQRVKKASVTIEGEIFSEINQGLLILLGIETEDSQEDIDWLAGKIARLRIFSDENDAMNLSVQDVGGDCLVVSQFTLHASTKKGNRPSFINAAKPETAIPLYEKFVLQLENETNRNIKTGNFGAMMDVALINDGPVTIWMDSKKRE from the coding sequence ATGCGCGTTTTAATCCAAAGAGTAAAAAAAGCATCTGTTACCATTGAGGGAGAAATATTTTCGGAAATAAATCAGGGCTTACTTATTTTGTTGGGAATTGAAACGGAGGACTCCCAAGAAGACATTGACTGGTTAGCAGGTAAAATTGCCCGTTTGCGGATTTTTTCGGATGAAAACGATGCGATGAATCTTTCGGTACAAGATGTAGGAGGGGATTGCTTGGTCGTTAGTCAATTTACGCTTCACGCCAGCACCAAAAAAGGAAACCGTCCCTCATTCATAAATGCCGCAAAACCCGAAACTGCTATTCCACTCTATGAAAAGTTTGTGCTTCAGCTTGAAAATGAGACAAATAGAAATATAAAAACTGGGAACTTCGGAGCTATGATGGATGTTGCTTTAATAAACGACGGCCCGGTGACAATTTGGATGGATTCAAAAAAAAGAGAATAA
- a CDS encoding acyloxyacyl hydrolase, protein MSRIAFLVVFLTTSFVFSQEKNKDFFVDANYFYGTILRHNKDISHLVKAHPDGFIIGFNRKTYGAERWQQEYNYPDWGFSFVHQNAHYDVLGENYGLYGHFNFYFLKRNLFFRIGQGIAYNTNPFDLETNFKNNAYGTRLLSSTYLMLNYNKQNLFKNFGVQAGIALVHYSNGNFKAPNSSTNAFTLNVGVQYSVADERNPEYISDSLSNKITEPIKYNFVLRGGLNESDYLNLGQHPFFVVSAFADKRLSYKSTIQLGADFFYLPFLKKEIEYLSVAFPSFGVKGDEDFKRVGIFAGHELRINQLAVVSQAGYYVYYPYDFEGRTYFRAGLKYYFTDKLFTAITLKSHGAKVEGVEFGVGIRI, encoded by the coding sequence ATGTCCCGAATTGCGTTTTTAGTGGTTTTTCTCACAACTTCTTTTGTTTTTTCACAGGAAAAAAACAAGGATTTTTTTGTGGACGCCAATTATTTCTACGGAACCATTCTTCGGCACAATAAGGATATTTCACATTTGGTAAAAGCCCATCCCGATGGTTTTATTATTGGTTTTAACCGAAAAACCTACGGAGCCGAACGATGGCAACAGGAATATAACTATCCCGATTGGGGTTTTTCTTTCGTGCATCAAAATGCGCATTACGATGTTTTGGGTGAAAATTATGGGCTGTACGGGCATTTCAATTTTTACTTTTTAAAGCGAAATCTTTTTTTCCGAATAGGGCAGGGTATTGCATACAATACCAATCCGTTTGACTTAGAAACCAATTTTAAAAATAATGCTTACGGTACCCGTTTGTTGAGTTCAACCTATTTGATGCTGAATTACAACAAGCAAAATCTTTTCAAAAACTTCGGGGTTCAGGCGGGGATTGCTTTAGTGCATTATTCAAATGGAAATTTTAAGGCGCCAAATTCCAGTACAAATGCGTTCACTCTAAATGTTGGTGTGCAATATTCCGTTGCCGATGAAAGAAATCCGGAATACATTTCCGATTCACTTTCGAATAAAATTACAGAACCTATAAAATACAACTTTGTGCTTCGCGGCGGTTTGAATGAAAGTGATTATTTAAACCTGGGCCAGCATCCCTTTTTTGTTGTTTCTGCCTTTGCAGACAAGCGGTTGAGCTATAAAAGTACGATTCAGTTGGGCGCAGATTTTTTTTATTTACCATTTCTGAAAAAGGAAATAGAATACCTTTCCGTTGCTTTTCCCAGTTTTGGCGTAAAAGGCGATGAAGATTTTAAGCGGGTGGGAATTTTTGCCGGTCACGAACTTCGAATCAACCAATTGGCAGTGGTTTCACAAGCCGGATATTACGTTTATTATCCCTACGATTTTGAAGGACGAACTTATTTTCGCGCGGGGTTGAAATATTATTTTACTGATAAGCTTTTCACTGCAATCACATTAAAATCACATGGAGCGAAAGTGGAAGGCGTTGAATTTGGTGTAGGAATTAGAATATAG
- the rsgA gene encoding ribosome small subunit-dependent GTPase A — MKGIVYKSTGSWYSVKAENGTFYDCRIKGKFRIGGIKSTNPVAVGDHVDFDIEKKGDETVGVIKHIDERENYIIRKSVNLSKQTHIIAANIDVAFLLITLNNPPTFTTFIDRFLVTAEAYHIKAVLLFNKIDTYNEDELLEIKFLAALYRKIGYECIGISAITGKNIDKVKAQMQDKVTMFSGHSGVGKSTLINAIEPDLDLKTSKISEQHLQGQHTTTFAEMFDLSFGGQIIDTPGIKGFGVVEMDKEELGDYFPEFFELKENCKFNNCLHLEEPHCAVKEALENEEIAWSRYKSYLQILEGEEDHFRKDIYEK, encoded by the coding sequence ATGAAAGGCATCGTCTATAAATCTACTGGCAGTTGGTATTCCGTGAAAGCGGAAAACGGCACATTTTACGATTGCCGTATAAAAGGGAAATTCCGCATTGGCGGTATTAAAAGCACAAACCCCGTTGCCGTGGGCGACCACGTAGATTTTGATATTGAAAAAAAAGGCGATGAAACCGTTGGGGTGATAAAACATATTGACGAACGTGAAAATTACATTATCCGCAAATCTGTAAACCTTTCCAAACAAACCCACATCATTGCTGCGAATATTGACGTCGCTTTTCTTTTGATAACGCTGAACAACCCGCCAACATTTACCACTTTTATAGATCGTTTTTTGGTAACTGCGGAGGCCTATCACATTAAAGCTGTGCTCCTTTTCAACAAAATTGACACATACAACGAAGACGAATTGTTAGAGATTAAATTCCTCGCTGCACTATACCGAAAAATAGGGTATGAGTGTATTGGGATTTCAGCAATAACAGGAAAAAATATTGACAAGGTAAAAGCGCAAATGCAAGATAAAGTAACGATGTTTTCGGGCCATAGTGGTGTAGGGAAATCTACTTTAATCAACGCAATTGAACCCGACCTGGATTTAAAAACCTCAAAAATCTCCGAACAACATCTGCAGGGGCAGCACACAACCACTTTTGCAGAAATGTTTGACCTTTCCTTTGGCGGACAAATTATTGATACGCCCGGAATTAAAGGTTTTGGCGTGGTGGAAATGGACAAGGAAGAGTTGGGGGATTATTTTCCTGAATTTTTTGAACTGAAGGAAAATTGCAAATTCAATAACTGCCTTCATTTGGAAGAACCCCATTGCGCGGTAAAGGAAGCTTTGGAAAACGAGGAAATAGCGTGGTCGCGCTATAAAAGTTACCTGCAGATATTGGAAGGCGAGGAGGATCACTTCAGAAAAGATATTTATGAAAAGTAA
- a CDS encoding DUF3857 domain-containing protein, whose protein sequence is MKKIFCLAILFCSAHIFSQTNYSIASISKELTEYSNSVLIDELVEIDVTNYNKLEQKNHRVVAVLNKLGDGDTRLYEFYDENSRVKDIEVRIYNASGKQIEHFKKKDFMDVSRTGISIYSDDRMLGVNYTPTTYPYIVVFDSETETGDTAFLSSWVPLNGYAESTQKSVMKIKYDPANKPKYKPQNLEGFDISISETPEELIFSATNLAAIRYEEHSVSMSKIFPVVYVSLNNFKLKGTAGSGKDWQQFGSWMNKSLLSDVSDLPEGTVARVKSLVANETTNEGKARKIYQFVQDKVRYVSINIGIGGWKPMLASEVDKLSYGDCKALTNYTKVLLDAVGVPSYYTIVYGDETEWDIMEDFSSIQGNHIILGIPNNDEITWLECTSQDTPYGYIGNFTDDRDVLILTPEGGKIAHTKIYETEENTRENISKVKVDAAGNVVANFKSVSKGLQYDGKYLLPKQKQEDIDQYYKKKWSYINGFSIADVQFNNDRETVVFEEELALNIPNYANPVGNDYLFCANIFNQNQHIPPRIENRKQNLYIDNGYIHTDSVEIEIPENFEVDGLPEETILETKFGTYQMGFSNADDKLIYTRRILIKKGEYPPSEYENYRDFLRNIARLDKTKILLKQNVQ, encoded by the coding sequence ATGAAAAAGATTTTTTGCTTGGCAATTCTATTTTGCTCAGCTCATATATTTTCCCAAACCAATTATTCTATAGCATCTATTTCCAAGGAACTTACTGAATATTCCAACAGTGTACTTATTGATGAATTGGTTGAGATTGATGTTACCAATTACAATAAATTAGAGCAGAAAAATCACCGCGTGGTAGCTGTGCTTAATAAATTGGGCGATGGCGATACGCGGCTCTATGAATTTTACGATGAAAATTCACGCGTAAAAGATATTGAGGTAAGAATATACAATGCTTCGGGTAAGCAAATAGAGCATTTTAAAAAAAAGGATTTTATGGATGTGAGCCGTACGGGCATCAGTATTTATAGTGATGACCGTATGTTGGGCGTAAATTACACCCCCACTACATACCCATATATTGTGGTTTTTGACAGTGAAACAGAAACGGGTGATACCGCTTTTTTAAGCTCTTGGGTTCCGTTAAATGGGTATGCGGAAAGTACCCAAAAGAGTGTAATGAAAATAAAATATGATCCAGCGAACAAGCCAAAATACAAACCACAAAATTTGGAAGGTTTTGATATCTCAATTTCTGAAACACCTGAAGAATTAATCTTTTCAGCTACAAATCTTGCGGCAATTCGCTATGAGGAGCACAGCGTATCGATGAGTAAAATATTCCCTGTAGTTTATGTATCGCTAAACAACTTTAAATTAAAAGGAACTGCCGGCTCGGGTAAGGATTGGCAGCAATTTGGAAGTTGGATGAATAAAAGTTTACTTTCTGATGTTAGCGATCTTCCCGAAGGTACTGTGGCACGCGTTAAAAGTCTTGTGGCAAATGAAACAACCAACGAAGGTAAAGCGCGAAAGATATATCAATTTGTACAAGATAAGGTTCGCTATGTAAGCATTAATATAGGCATTGGTGGGTGGAAACCGATGCTTGCCTCTGAAGTAGATAAGTTGAGCTATGGCGATTGCAAAGCATTAACAAACTACACCAAAGTACTACTTGATGCCGTGGGCGTTCCATCGTACTATACAATTGTATACGGCGATGAAACAGAGTGGGATATTATGGAAGATTTTTCTTCCATTCAAGGAAATCATATCATTTTAGGAATACCTAATAATGATGAAATAACATGGTTGGAATGTACCAGCCAAGATACGCCCTATGGCTATATTGGTAATTTTACTGACGATAGGGATGTGCTAATATTAACACCAGAAGGCGGTAAAATAGCCCATACCAAAATTTATGAAACTGAAGAAAACACAAGAGAGAATATTTCAAAAGTAAAAGTAGATGCAGCTGGCAACGTAGTGGCAAATTTTAAAAGTGTATCAAAAGGGCTGCAGTATGATGGAAAATATTTACTTCCCAAACAAAAACAGGAGGATATAGACCAGTACTACAAAAAGAAATGGAGCTACATCAATGGTTTCTCGATTGCGGATGTACAATTCAATAACGATAGGGAAACTGTGGTTTTTGAAGAAGAATTGGCGCTCAATATTCCAAATTATGCAAATCCGGTAGGCAATGATTATCTTTTTTGTGCTAATATTTTCAACCAAAACCAGCACATTCCACCGCGAATTGAAAACCGCAAACAAAACCTATACATTGATAACGGATACATCCATACTGATTCCGTTGAAATTGAAATACCTGAAAACTTTGAAGTAGATGGCCTTCCGGAAGAAACTATACTGGAAACCAAGTTTGGAACCTATCAAATGGGTTTCAGCAATGCTGATGATAAATTGATATATACTCGCAGAATACTTATAAAAAAAGGGGAATATCCTCCTTCAGAATATGAAAATTACCGTGATTTTCTTAGGAATATCGCCCGTTTGGACAAAACAAAAATACTTTTAAAACAAAATGTACAATAA
- the metF gene encoding methylenetetrahydrofolate reductase [NAD(P)H] produces the protein MKVTEHIKNGNGKTQFSFEILPPLKGENIHSIFENIDPLMEFQPPYINVTYHREEYVFKELKNGLIEKKIVRKRPGTVGICAAIQNKYDVDAVPHILCGGFTKEETENFLIDLQFLGIDNVMALRGDAVKSETYFTPNKNGHKYACDLVSQINSMNKGQYLDDELQHTFPTDFCVGVAGYPEKHMEAPSSESDIHFLKKKIKNGAGYIVTQMFFDNEKYFKFVEKCRAEGIIVPIIPGLKPIAVKSHLNLIPHRFKVDLPDALVMEVVKAKDNKAVRQIGIDWCVKQSKELVKAGVPFLHYYSMGKSSNIKEIASQVF, from the coding sequence ATGAAAGTAACCGAACACATAAAAAACGGCAACGGAAAAACACAGTTTTCGTTCGAGATTTTACCGCCTTTAAAGGGCGAAAATATCCATTCCATTTTTGAAAATATTGATCCTTTGATGGAGTTTCAGCCGCCCTACATAAACGTAACCTATCATCGTGAGGAATACGTTTTTAAGGAATTAAAAAATGGTTTAATAGAAAAGAAAATCGTTCGTAAACGTCCTGGAACGGTGGGAATTTGTGCCGCAATTCAAAACAAATATGATGTGGATGCCGTACCACACATTCTTTGCGGCGGATTTACGAAAGAAGAAACCGAAAATTTTTTGATAGACCTTCAGTTTTTGGGAATTGACAATGTTATGGCTTTGCGAGGCGATGCCGTAAAAAGTGAAACCTATTTCACACCCAATAAAAATGGCCACAAGTATGCCTGCGATCTTGTTTCACAAATAAATTCGATGAACAAGGGCCAATATCTCGATGATGAACTTCAACATACTTTTCCGACCGATTTTTGTGTGGGTGTAGCTGGCTATCCCGAAAAACATATGGAAGCGCCAAGTAGCGAGAGCGATATCCATTTCCTAAAAAAGAAAATTAAGAATGGTGCGGGATATATAGTGACACAGATGTTTTTCGACAATGAAAAATATTTCAAATTTGTGGAAAAATGCAGAGCAGAGGGCATTATCGTTCCTATTATTCCCGGCTTAAAACCCATTGCAGTGAAATCGCATCTCAATTTAATTCCACATCGCTTTAAAGTGGATTTGCCCGATGCGTTGGTAATGGAAGTGGTAAAGGCAAAAGATAATAAAGCCGTTCGGCAGATTGGGATTGATTGGTGCGTAAAGCAAAGCAAAGAACTTGTAAAAGCGGGAGTGCCTTTTCTTCATTATTATTCTATGGGGAAAAGCAGCAATATTAAAGAAATTGCTTCGCAAGTATTTTAA
- a CDS encoding head GIN domain-containing protein has product MKKLVCMVLVFLLLSCDSENGWDCVQAAGDSISKEYVVSDFSKIRIEDDVTLYLKQGDSTKIILETGENLLSDIFVRVEGNTLVVKDRNACNLVRDYGITKVFVTASNITEIRNSSAYDVIGEGILHFPKLTLVSNSSAGPENIRKSGDFYLNLNVEEFQVAANGQSVFYISGKAGKANINFADEFPRFEGKDFLIDELNVFQRSANKMIVNPQQSIVGKIVATGDIISHNRPQLVDVKELFTGRLLFKD; this is encoded by the coding sequence ATGAAGAAATTGGTATGTATGGTATTGGTTTTTTTGTTGCTTTCGTGCGATTCCGAAAACGGGTGGGATTGTGTGCAAGCGGCAGGAGATTCAATTTCCAAAGAATATGTTGTTTCAGATTTTTCAAAAATCAGGATTGAGGACGATGTGACATTATATTTGAAACAGGGCGATTCTACAAAAATAATTCTTGAAACCGGCGAAAACCTCTTGAGCGATATTTTCGTAAGGGTTGAAGGAAATACTTTGGTGGTGAAAGATAGAAATGCTTGCAATCTGGTTCGCGATTACGGAATTACAAAAGTTTTTGTAACAGCGTCGAACATCACAGAAATCAGGAATAGTTCAGCTTACGATGTAATTGGTGAAGGCATTTTACATTTTCCAAAGCTTACTTTAGTCAGCAATAGCAGTGCCGGGCCAGAAAACATACGTAAAAGTGGCGATTTTTATTTGAATTTGAACGTTGAGGAATTTCAGGTAGCAGCCAATGGGCAGAGCGTTTTTTATATTTCGGGAAAGGCTGGCAAGGCCAATATAAATTTTGCGGACGAATTTCCACGTTTTGAAGGCAAAGATTTTCTAATTGATGAACTTAATGTTTTCCAAAGAAGTGCTAACAAAATGATTGTAAATCCACAACAAAGTATCGTCGGAAAAATCGTGGCAACGGGCGACATTATTAGCCACAATCGCCCGCAGTTGGTAGATGTAAAAGAATTATTCACGGGCAGGCTATTATTTAAAGATTAG
- the gldA gene encoding gliding motility-associated ABC transporter ATP-binding subunit GldA — MSIQVENITKTYGEQKALNKVSFTIEKGEIVGFLGPNGAGKSTMMKILTTFLPASEGVAIVNGFEVTKDDISVKKSVGYLPEHNPLYLDMYVREYLLFNAGIYNIPKKEVESVIEKTGLTPEANKKIGQLSKGYRQRVGLANALLHDPEVLILDEPTTGLDPNQLIEIRQLIKNVGKEKTVLLSTHIMQEVEAICDRVIIINKGEIVLDKKLSDLKNNQQQIIEVEFDYRVEEVALQQLPKIQKVENSIGFVYQLYFETEQDMRGKVFDFAHDNGLKILQLHQKNTTLEKLFSELTIQK, encoded by the coding sequence ATGTCGATACAAGTAGAAAATATAACCAAAACCTACGGCGAACAAAAAGCGCTTAACAAGGTTTCCTTCACCATTGAAAAAGGGGAAATTGTAGGATTTCTGGGTCCTAACGGCGCTGGAAAATCCACAATGATGAAAATTTTGACCACCTTTCTTCCCGCTTCGGAAGGTGTGGCGATCGTGAATGGTTTTGAAGTAACGAAGGATGATATTTCCGTAAAAAAAAGCGTTGGCTATCTGCCGGAACACAACCCACTTTATTTGGATATGTACGTTCGCGAATACCTTCTTTTTAATGCGGGAATCTACAATATTCCCAAAAAGGAAGTTGAAAGCGTTATTGAAAAAACCGGTTTAACGCCCGAAGCGAACAAAAAAATCGGACAACTTTCAAAAGGGTATCGCCAACGGGTTGGGCTTGCAAATGCACTGTTGCACGACCCCGAAGTCTTGATTTTAGATGAACCAACAACCGGTTTGGACCCAAATCAATTGATTGAAATCCGTCAGCTTATAAAAAACGTGGGGAAGGAAAAAACGGTTTTGCTATCCACCCACATCATGCAGGAAGTGGAAGCCATTTGCGATCGCGTAATAATTATAAACAAAGGCGAAATAGTGCTCGATAAAAAACTTTCAGATTTAAAAAATAATCAGCAACAGATTATTGAAGTGGAATTTGATTATCGTGTGGAAGAAGTGGCACTGCAACAGCTTCCGAAGATTCAAAAAGTTGAAAACTCCATCGGTTTTGTGTATCAGCTTTACTTTGAAACCGAGCAGGATATGCGCGGAAAAGTGTTTGATTTTGCGCACGATAATGGCTTAAAGATTCTTCAGCTACACCAAAAAAACACTACGCTAGAAAAATTGTTTTCTGAATTGACTATTCAAAAATAA